Within the Candidatus Eisenbacteria bacterium genome, the region CGAGCCCGTGGACCATCGGACCCCTCCAGATCACCGGGGTGTCCTTCGTCGTGAGGAAGGCGATCGACATGATCTTGAGGCCGTGTGCGTCGATGGGTCGCATCGTGTTGTTCGACGTCACCTCGGGTCTCCCGCCCACGCCGAGCATGATCCCGAGGCTCGGGCCATACACGTCGGCGTCGAGGAGGCCGGTTGCGGCGCCGGCCTTCGCGAGCGAGAGGGCGAGGTTCACCGCAACCGTCGATTTCCCGACACCCCCCTTTCCGCTCGCGACCGCGATCACGTTCCGCACGTCCTTGAGAAGATCCTGACGACCCGCGGGGCGATACCCTCGGATCGCGGTCCGAAAGTCGAGATCGACCCGTGCGGCCCCGATCGACCGGAGCTTCTCGGCGCACTCCTCGCGGATGCGGTCTCTCGAGGGGAAGGCGGGGGTGGCGAACTCGACGACGACGCGCGCGCGCTCCCCCTCCGCTTCCGCCTCCTTCACGAAACCGAGGCCGACGATGTCCTTCCCGATGTGGGGATCGTTCACGGAGCGGAGCACTTCGAGAATCGCATCCCTTGTGAGCGGCTTTGTCACGACGAACCTGCCTTTCCTCTTGCGATGTCCGTGACTACAAATAGTAAAGGATGGAGCGCCGTTCCACCAGCTTCCCACGGGAGCGAGAAGGGTGTGGACCCGCGGGCCGTGGGTGTCGATAATCGGGGCATGAGCGTCTCTTCGGCGAACGGAAGCGAGGTGCGTTCGGCGCTGGCCCGGTTCTTCGCTGCTCGCGGCGAGGTCGTGGCCGCGTATCGGCTTCCCGAGGCGCACCGAATCGCACCGGCCGGCCCTCCGCCGATCGACCTTGCCGTTCTCCTTCATCCTCTCGTCGATCAGTGCCGCTACGACGAGTTCCGCCTCGAGATCGCCGAGGCGCTCGCGGTGGAGATGAACCGGCCCGACGTGCGGGTCCTCATCATGAACGAGGTCTCTCCGAACCTGGGCTGCGAAATCCTCCGCGTGGGCGATCCTCTCTTTCTCGGGCCGGATGATCTCGTGCGCGAGTTCGAGGCGCGCGTCCGGACAGACTTCCTCCGGTCGGTGCACGACCGGGTTCTTCCTCGATCGCGGCCGCTCCCCGAGCTCGGGCGCGCCTCCTCCCGATAGTCCCCCTGACCCCTTTTCGAAAAAGGGAGCGAAATCTTCTGGTTTCAACACTGAAACTCATTTGAATCCAAGGCTTTACATCCGGATACCGATCGAGTATAATCCTGTCTGAGGGTAGGCGGTTGGGTCCGCCCGCGGAACCTCCCTTCCGCTCGCGCGACGCACTCGCCTCTCGTCGAACAGCCGGAGTGCTCGCGGCTTCTCCCCCCTCGCCCTTTCTCCCGTGCGAGTGCCCGCTTCGGATGCCGGCGGGAACGCCGATCGCCCCGCCGAGGCCGTTCCGCGATCGAAAGGCCGCGGCGGTTTGGGGCAGGCAGCGGCCACAATTCACCATCGAAGGGAGTCTTCATCCCATGCGTTTCAATCGATCGTCTCTCTCGCGTCGCGTCACGGCTCTCTCGCTCTTTCTCTTTGTCCTTTTCGCGCCTCGGGCCGCGTTCTCCCAGACGACGGTTCCGCCCGGGACGAACGTCGGGGCGCTCCTCGATCTCTCCGCGCGGTTCTCGGCGGAGCTCGATGCGAGGCGTCCGGCGCTCTATGATGAGCTTCTCGCCAGGACGGACGGCCCGCAGGGGGCGCTGAACGCCGATCCGGACATCCGCTTGATGTTCCTCGCGCCTTCGGGCCAACCGATTTATGTGAAAACAAACAACCTGAACGCCGCCCGGACGCTCAGCGTGGACGACGTGTGGCCGGGCGGGAGCGCCGGGTTCGCGCTGAGCGGTTCCGGGACGACGCTCGGCGCGCTCGCGATCTGGGACGGCGGCGGCGTGCGCACGACGCATCAGGAGTTTGGAGGGCGCGCGACGCAGATGGACGGCGCCTCGGGAACGAACTATCACGCGACGCACGTGGCGGGGACGATGATCGCGGCCGGAGTCGATCCGAGCGCGAAGGGAATGTCGTTCCAAGGCTCGCTCGCCTGCTATGACTGGAACAACGATCAATCCGAGATGGCCGTCGCGGCCGCGTCCGGAATGAA harbors:
- a CDS encoding Mrp/NBP35 family ATP-binding protein, encoding MKENGKVDRRRAGRCDSVRLGKPIRGHDLAASSEEPGQRRTHLASVRRRDAHAPIIDTHGPRVHTLLAPVGSWWNGAPSFTICSHGHRKRKGRFVVTKPLTRDAILEVLRSVNDPHIGKDIVGLGFVKEAEAEGERARVVVEFATPAFPSRDRIREECAEKLRSIGAARVDLDFRTAIRGYRPAGRQDLLKDVRNVIAVASGKGGVGKSTVAVNLALSLAKAGAATGLLDADVYGPSLGIMLGVGGRPEVTSNNTMRPIDAHGLKIMSIAFLTTKDTPVIWRGPMVHGLVYQFLTQVEWGTLDYLVIDLPPGTGDAQLTLTQTAPLAGSVIVTTPQNVSLVDARRGLKMFEQVHVPVLGIVENMSSFVCPHCERRTDIFRYGGGKKTSRELGVPFLGEVPIDPEVVIGGDAGTPIVVRNPASPAATAYVEIAERIAAALGRLAIEEGGKSASFSLRWDG